In Oryctolagus cuniculus chromosome X, mOryCun1.1, whole genome shotgun sequence, a single window of DNA contains:
- the TFE3 gene encoding transcription factor E3 isoform X2 encodes MSSASSSRVLLRQQLMRAQAQEQEQRERREQAAATPFPSPAPASPAISVVGVSAGGHTLGRPPPAQVPREVLKVQTHLENPTRYHLQQARRQQVKQYLSTTLGPKLASQALTPPPGPASAQPLPAPEAAHATGPTGSAPNSPMALLTIGSSSEKEIDDVIDEIISLESSYNDEMLSYLPGGTAGLQLPSTLPVSGNLLDVYSSQGVATPAITVSNSCPAELPNIKREISETEAKALLKERQKKDNHNLIERRRRFNINDRIKELGTLIPKSSDPEMRWNKGTILKASVDYIRKLQKEQQRSKDLESRQRSLEQANRSLQLRIQELELQAQIHGLPVPPTPGLLSLATTSASDSLKPEQLDIEEESRPGTATFHVAGGPAQSAPHQQPPAPPSDALLDLQFPSDHLGDLGDPFHLGLEDILMEEEEGVVGGLSGGALSPLRAASDPLLSSVSPAVSKASSRRSSFSMEEES; translated from the exons ATGTCGTCGGCTTCTTCGTCTCGGGTGTTGCTGCGACAGCAGCTAATGCGGGCCCAGGCGCAGGAGCAAGAGCAGCGTGAGCGTCGGGAACAGGCTGCAGCCactcccttccccagccctgcacctgcctctcctgCCATCTCCGTGGTTGGTGTCTCTGCTGGGGGCCACACATTGGGCCGTCCGCCTCCTGCTCAGGTGCCCAGGGAGGTGCTCAAG GTGCAGACCCACCTGGAGAACCCGACGCGCTACCACCTGCAGCAGGCGCGCcggcagcaggtaaagcagtaCCTGTCCACCACACTTGGGCCCAAGCTGGCGTCCCAGGCCCTCACCCCACCGCCAGGGCCTGCGAGTGCACAGCCGCTCCCTGCTCCTGAGGCTGCCCATGCTACCGGCCCCACAGGCAGTGCTCCCAACAGCCCCATGGCGCTGCTCACCATTGGGTCCAGCTCAGAAAAGGAG ATCGATGATGTCATTGATGAGATCATCAGCCTCGAGTCCAGCTACAATGACGAGATGCTCAGCTATCTGCCGGGAGGTACTGCGGGGCTGCAGCTCCCCAGCACG CTGCCCGTGTCAGGGAACCTGCTTGATGTGTACAGTAGTCAGGGTGTGGCCACGCCAGCCATCACCGTCAGCAACTCCTGTCCGGCAGAGCTGCCCAACATCAAGCGGGAGATCTCTG AGACCGAGGCAAAGGCCCTTTTGAAGGAACGGCAGAAGAAAGATAATCACAATCTGA TCGAACGTCGCAGGCGATTCAACATTAACGACAGGATCAAGGAACTGGGCACCCTCATCCCCAAGTCCAGTGATCC GGAGATGCGTTGGAACAAAGGCACCATCCTGAAGGCCTCTGTGGACTACATCCGCAAGCTGCAGAAGGAGCAGCAACGCTCCAAAGACCTAGAGAGCCGGCAGCGATCCCTGGAACAGGCTAACCGTAGCCTGCAGCTCCGAATTCAG GAGCTGGAACTGCAGGCTCAGATCCATGGTCTCCCGgtgcctcccaccccagggctgctctccctggccacaactTCGGCCTCTGACAGCCTCAAGCCGGAGCAGCTGGACATTGAGGAGGAAAGCAGGCCAGGCACAGCAACGTTCCATGTAGCGGGGGGACCGGCCCAGAGTGCCCCCCACCAGCAGCCCCCGGCACCACCCTCGGACGCGCTTCTGGACCTGCAGTTTCCCAGtgaccacttgggagacctgggggaccCCTTCCACCTAGGGCTGGAGGACATtctgatggaggaggaggaaggggtggtGGGAGGACTGTCGGGGGGTGCCCTGTCCCCACTGCGGGCTGCCTCTGACCCCCTGCTCTCCTCAGTAtcccctgctgtctccaaggCCAGCAGCCGCCGCAGCAGCTTCAGCATGGAGGAGGAGTCCTGA
- the TFE3 gene encoding transcription factor E3 isoform X1, with protein sequence MSHAAEPARDGVEASAEGPRAVFVLLEERRPADSAQLLSLNSLLPESGIVADIELENILDPDSFYELKSQPLPLRSSLPISLQATPATPATLSASSSTGGSRTPAMSSASSSRVLLRQQLMRAQAQEQEQRERREQAAATPFPSPAPASPAISVVGVSAGGHTLGRPPPAQVPREVLKVQTHLENPTRYHLQQARRQQVKQYLSTTLGPKLASQALTPPPGPASAQPLPAPEAAHATGPTGSAPNSPMALLTIGSSSEKEIDDVIDEIISLESSYNDEMLSYLPGGTAGLQLPSTLPVSGNLLDVYSSQGVATPAITVSNSCPAELPNIKREISETEAKALLKERQKKDNHNLIERRRRFNINDRIKELGTLIPKSSDPEMRWNKGTILKASVDYIRKLQKEQQRSKDLESRQRSLEQANRSLQLRIQELELQAQIHGLPVPPTPGLLSLATTSASDSLKPEQLDIEEESRPGTATFHVAGGPAQSAPHQQPPAPPSDALLDLQFPSDHLGDLGDPFHLGLEDILMEEEEGVVGGLSGGALSPLRAASDPLLSSVSPAVSKASSRRSSFSMEEES encoded by the exons ATGTCTCATGCGGCCGAGCCAGCTCGGGACGGCGTAGAGGCCAGCGCGGAGGGCCCCCGAGCCGTGTTCGTGCTATTGGAGGAGCGCAGGCCAGCCGACTCGGCCCAGCTGCTCAG cTTGAACTCTCTGCTTCCGGAATCCGGAATTGTTGCAGACATCGAGTTAGAAAACATCCTGGATCCTGACAGCTTCTACGAACTCAAAAGCCAACCCCTACCCCTCCGGTCCAG CCTCCCAATATCACTTCAGGCTACACCAGCCACCCCAGCGACACTCTCTGCGTCGTCTTCTACAGGGGGCTCCAGGACCCCTGCCATGTCGTCGGCTTCTTCGTCTCGGGTGTTGCTGCGACAGCAGCTAATGCGGGCCCAGGCGCAGGAGCAAGAGCAGCGTGAGCGTCGGGAACAGGCTGCAGCCactcccttccccagccctgcacctgcctctcctgCCATCTCCGTGGTTGGTGTCTCTGCTGGGGGCCACACATTGGGCCGTCCGCCTCCTGCTCAGGTGCCCAGGGAGGTGCTCAAG GTGCAGACCCACCTGGAGAACCCGACGCGCTACCACCTGCAGCAGGCGCGCcggcagcaggtaaagcagtaCCTGTCCACCACACTTGGGCCCAAGCTGGCGTCCCAGGCCCTCACCCCACCGCCAGGGCCTGCGAGTGCACAGCCGCTCCCTGCTCCTGAGGCTGCCCATGCTACCGGCCCCACAGGCAGTGCTCCCAACAGCCCCATGGCGCTGCTCACCATTGGGTCCAGCTCAGAAAAGGAG ATCGATGATGTCATTGATGAGATCATCAGCCTCGAGTCCAGCTACAATGACGAGATGCTCAGCTATCTGCCGGGAGGTACTGCGGGGCTGCAGCTCCCCAGCACG CTGCCCGTGTCAGGGAACCTGCTTGATGTGTACAGTAGTCAGGGTGTGGCCACGCCAGCCATCACCGTCAGCAACTCCTGTCCGGCAGAGCTGCCCAACATCAAGCGGGAGATCTCTG AGACCGAGGCAAAGGCCCTTTTGAAGGAACGGCAGAAGAAAGATAATCACAATCTGA TCGAACGTCGCAGGCGATTCAACATTAACGACAGGATCAAGGAACTGGGCACCCTCATCCCCAAGTCCAGTGATCC GGAGATGCGTTGGAACAAAGGCACCATCCTGAAGGCCTCTGTGGACTACATCCGCAAGCTGCAGAAGGAGCAGCAACGCTCCAAAGACCTAGAGAGCCGGCAGCGATCCCTGGAACAGGCTAACCGTAGCCTGCAGCTCCGAATTCAG GAGCTGGAACTGCAGGCTCAGATCCATGGTCTCCCGgtgcctcccaccccagggctgctctccctggccacaactTCGGCCTCTGACAGCCTCAAGCCGGAGCAGCTGGACATTGAGGAGGAAAGCAGGCCAGGCACAGCAACGTTCCATGTAGCGGGGGGACCGGCCCAGAGTGCCCCCCACCAGCAGCCCCCGGCACCACCCTCGGACGCGCTTCTGGACCTGCAGTTTCCCAGtgaccacttgggagacctgggggaccCCTTCCACCTAGGGCTGGAGGACATtctgatggaggaggaggaaggggtggtGGGAGGACTGTCGGGGGGTGCCCTGTCCCCACTGCGGGCTGCCTCTGACCCCCTGCTCTCCTCAGTAtcccctgctgtctccaaggCCAGCAGCCGCCGCAGCAGCTTCAGCATGGAGGAGGAGTCCTGA
- the CCDC120 gene encoding coiled-coil domain-containing protein 120, with the protein MEVKGQLISSPTFSAPAAPFGEAAPQVKSERLRGLLDRQRALQEALSLKLQELRKVCLQEAELTGQLPPECPLEPGERPQLVRRRPPAARAYPPPHPNPAHHSLCPAEELALEALEREVSVQQQIAAAARRLALAPELSTEQRRRRRQVQADALRRLHELEEQLGDVRACLGLPPPQPLPLSTGALVTTQGVCLGTRLTQLSQEDVVLHSESSSLSESGASHDNEEPRGCFSLAERPSPPKAWDQLRTVSGGSPERRTPWKPPPSDLYGDLKSRRNSVASPTSPTRSLPRSASSFEGRSVPATPVLTRGSGPQLCKPEGLHSRQWSGSQDSQMGFPRADPASDRASLFAARTRRSNSSEALLVDRAAGGGAGSPPAPLAPPAAGPPVCKSSEVLYERPQPTPAFSSRTAGPPDPPRAARPSSAAPASRGVPRLPPVCGDFLLDYSPDRGLPRGGGGAGWGELLPAAEVPGPLSRRDGLLAMLPGPPPVYAADGSSPLLRSKDPHTRATRTKPCGLAPEAAEGPEVHPNPLLWMPPPTRIPPAGERSGHKNLALEGLRDWYIRNSGLAAGPQRRPVPPHMGPPHPSFLHARCYEVGQALYGAPSQPPLPHSRSFTAPPVSGRYYADFLYPPELSARLSDLTLEGEQSSSSDPQTPGTLV; encoded by the exons ATGGAAGTCAAAGGTCAGCTCATCAGCTCACCTACCTTCAGTGCCCCAG CTGCCCCGTTTGGAGAGGCTGCCCCCCAGGTGAAGTCAGAGCGTCTGCGGGGGCTGCTTGACCGGCAGCGGGCCCTGCAGGAGGCCCTGAGCCTGAAGCTTCAGGAGCTTCGCAAAGTGTGTCTCCAGGAGGCG gagcTGACAGGCCAGCTGCCTCCTGAGTGCCCACTGGAGCCTGGTGAGCGGCCCCAGTTGGTCCGCCGGCGGCCCCCTGCAGCCCGCGCCTACCCTCCGCCACACCCCAACCCAGCACATCACTCCTTGTGCCCTGCTGAG GAGCTGGCTCTCGAGGCCCTGGAGCGCGAGGTATCTGTGCAGCAGCAGATCGCAGCCGCTGCCCgccgcctggccctggcccctgagcTGAGCACCGAGCAACGCCGGCGCCGGCGCCAGGTGCAGGCCGATGCACTGCGGAGGCTACACGAGCTGGAGGAACAGCTCGGGGACGTCCGGGCGTGCCTTGGGCTCCcgccgccccagcccctgccactatCCACGGGTGCACTCGTCACCACCCAGGGAGTCTGCTTGGGCACGCGCCTCACTCAGCTCAGCCAAG AGGACGTAGTTCTGCACTCGGAGAGCAGCTCCCTGTCAGAGTCTGGGGCCAGCCATGATAACG AGGAGCCTCGTGGATGCTTCTCCCTGGCTGAGCGCCCCTCGCCACCCAAGGCTTGGGACCAGCTGCGGACAGTATCTGGGGGAAGCCCTGAGCGGCGAACCCCGTGGAAACCACCCCCATCAGATCTTTATGGGGATCTGAAGAGCCGACGGAATTCTGTGGCCAGCCCCACCAG CCCTACACGCTCGCTGCCCAGGAGCGCCTCCAGCTTTGAGGGGCGAAGTGTGCCTGCCACTCCTGTGCTCACCCGGGGCTCTGGCCCCCAGCTCTGCAA ACCCGAAGGCCTCCATTCTCGCCAGTGGTccggcagccaggactcccagatGGGCTTCCCCCGGGCAGACCCTGCCTCCGATCGTGCCTCCCTCTTCGCAGCTCGCACTCGCCGCAGCAACAGCTCTGAGGCCCTGCTGGTGGACCGGGCGGCTGGAGGGGGAGCCGGCTCCCCACCGGCTCCTCTGGCTCCCCCTGCTGCTGGTCCCCCAGTCTGCAAGAGCAGTGAGGTGCTGTATGAGCGCCCCCAACCAACCCCTGCCTTCTCCTCCCGCACAGCCGGCCCCCCAGACCCTCCCCGGGCCGCCCGGCCGAGCTCAGCTGCCCCTGCCTCCCGCGGGGTCCCCCGGCTCCCACCTGTGTGCGGGGACTTCCTCTTGGACTATTCCCCCGACCGGGGCCTGCCCCGCGGTGGCGGCGGAGCAGGCTGgggggagctgctgcctgcagctgagGTCCCAGGACCCCTCTCCCGTCGGGATGGGCTCCTGGCCATGCTGCCCGGCCCACCACCTGTGTATGCAGCTGACGGCAGCAGCCCCCTCCTCCGCAGCAAGGACCCCCACACCCGTGCTACCCGCACCAAGCCCTGTGGCCTGGCCCCAGAGGCTGCTGAGGGTCCGGAGGTCCATCCCAACCCTCTGCTGTGGATGCCCCCACCCACCCGTATCCCACCTGCCGGCGAGCGCAGTGGCCACAAGAATCTCGCCCTGGAGGGGCTGCGGGACTGGTACATCCGGAACTCGGGATTGGCTGCGGGGCCCCAGCGCCGGCCTGTGCCCCCCCACATGGGCCCACCACACCCGTCCTTCCTCCACGCCCGATGCTATGAGGTGGGCCAGGCGCTGTACGGGGCTCCCAGCCAGCCACCTCTCCCACACTCGAGGAGTTTCACGGCGCCCCCTGTCTCTGGCAG ATACTACGCGGACTTCCTGTACCCCCCGGAGCTGAGCGCTCGTTTAAGTGACCTGACGCTAGAGGGGGAGCAGTCCTCCAGTTCTGACCCCCAGACCCCGGGGACGCTGGTCTGA